Proteins encoded together in one Pseudopipra pipra isolate bDixPip1 chromosome 23, bDixPip1.hap1, whole genome shotgun sequence window:
- the SIK3 gene encoding serine/threonine-protein kinase SIK3 isoform X4, whose protein sequence is MKMLCHPHIIRLYQVMETERMIYLVTEYASGGEIFDHLVAHGRMAEKEARRKFKQIVAAVNFCHCRNIVHRDLKAENLLLDANLNIKIADFGFSNIFTPGQLLKTWCGSPPYAAPELFEGKEYDGPKVDIWSLGVVLYVLVCGALPFDGSTLQNLRARVLSGKFRIPFFMSTECEHLIRHMLVLDPSKRLSMEQICKHKWMKLGEADAEFDRLIAECQHLKTERQLEPLNEDVLLAMADMGLDKERTVQSLRADAYDHYSAIYSLLCDRLKRHKNLRIAPSPSIPRTMTFPSANIQQTEQTSNTMNINVPQVQLINPENQIVETDGTMNLDSDEGEEPSPEALVRYLSMRRHTVGVADPRTEVMEDLQKLLPGFPRVTPQAPFLQVTPNVNFMHNVLPRQNLQPTGQLEYKEQSLLQPPTLQLLNGMGPLGRRASDGGANIQLHAQQLLKRPRGPSPLVTMTPAVPAVTPVDEESSDGEPDQEAVQRYLANRSKRHTLAMTNPTAEIPPDLQRQLGQQSFRPRAWAPHLGPDQHRSIYKDSNTLHLPTERFSPVRRFSDGAASIQAFKAHLEKMGNNSSIKQLQQECEQLQKMYGGHMDERTLEKTQQQHMLYQQEQHHQILHQQIQDCIRPPQPSPPLQAPCENQPALLTHQLQRLRIQPSSPPPNHPNNHLFRQPNSSPPPVSSSVLQPHGAASQSQFQGMPSHNTIFPQSGNCSPPPAMGLTCLGLQQQSQPQQVTIQVQEPGDMVGSSLLPGAPVGGQGLASHARGMSLSPSASQIQMQHRANLMASLSYGHRQLSKQLSADSAESHRYPPANYDQVHLHPHLFPEQPRVSPSNYSPSGGVGFPPAQQALKVPQLDQYPSFPQNAHQQQQHYTASALQQALLSPTPPDYSRHQQVPHILQGLLSPRHSLTGHTDMRLPQAEFAQLIKRRQQQQQQQEFQELFRHMSQGDAGNMGTSVGQNLSERQSLSLPYQSADTYHPQNSPQHLLKIRAQECIQQVPAPLPPPQGYGHQPALFHSESMEEDCACEGNRDSFPDSKSSNTLTKGCHETPLLVNAGGHGDPESLLGTANPAQELGTHQYRHQPAPGFRNKVPSRESIVGNCMDRSSPGQAMQLPDHNGLGYPVRPTSSEHPRPRTLQRHHTIQNSDDAYVQLDNLPGMSLMAGKALSSARMSDAVLSQSSLMASQQLRDRDSEECGESLEGQEHPNLGDGSQHLNTSCYPSTCITDVLLSYKHPEVPFGMEQAGV, encoded by the exons ATTTTGGGTTCAGCAACATCTTCACCCCTGGCCAGCTGCTTAAAACCTGGTGTGGGAGTCCCCCCTACGCTGCTCCAGAGCTCTTTGAAGGCAAGGAGTACGATGGGCCAAAGGTTGACATTTGG AGCCTCGGCGTGGTGCTGTACGTGCTGGTGTGCGGGGCCCTGCCCTTCGACGGGAGCACCCTGCAGAACCTGCGCGCGCGGGTGCTCAGCGGCAAGTTCCGCATCCCCTTCTTCATGTCCACAG AGTGTGAGCACCTGATCCGCCACATGCTGGTCCTGGACCCGAGCAAGCGGCTCTCCATGGAGCAGATCTGCAAACACAAGTGGATGAAGCTGGGGGAGGCTGACGCAGAGTTTGACAGG ctgATAGCAGAGTGTCAGCACCTGAAGACCGAGAGGCAGCTGGAGCCGCTGAACGAGGACGTGCTGCTGGCCATGGCGGACATGGGGCTGGACAAGGAGCGCACGGTCCAG tccctgcGGGCCGATGCCTACGATCACTACAGCGCGATCTACAGCCTGCTCTGCGACCGCCTCAAGAGACACAAGAACCTGCGCATCGCGCCGTCCCCCAGCATCCCGCGCACCATGACCTTCCCCTCAGCCAATATCCAG CAGACAGAACAGACAAGCAACACCATGAACATCAATGTGCCACAAGTCCAGCTCATCAACCCTGAGAACCAGATTGTGGAG ACTGATGGAACAATGAACCTGGACAGTGATGAAGGGGAAGAGCCCTCACCCGAGGCTCTGGTCCGATACCTCTCCATGAGGAGGCACACAGTGGGAGTGGCTGACCCACG GACGGAAGTCATGGAAGATCTGCAGAAGCTCCTGCCCGGCTTCCCCCGTGTCACTCCTCAGGCTCCGTTCCTGCAGGTGACCCCGAATGTGAACTTCATGCACAACGTGCTGCCCAGGCAGAACCTGCAGCCCACAGGACAGCTGGAGTACAAG GAGcagtccctgctgcagccccccacCCTGCAGCTGCTCAACGGGATGGGCCCGCTGGGCCGGCGGGCGTCGGACGGCGGGGCCAACATCCAGCTGCACgcacagcagctgctcaagCGGCCCCGGGGCCCCTCCCCGCTCGTCACCATGACGCCA GCTGTCCCAGCTGTCACCCCTGTGGATGAGGAGAGCTCTGATGGGGAGCCAGATCAGGAAGCTGTGCAGAG ATACTTGGCAAATAGGTCAAAAAGGCACACTCTGGCCATGACCAACCCTACAGCTGAAATCCCTCCAGACTTGCAGAGGCAGCTAGGACAGCAGTCCTTCCGACCCCGGGCTTGGGCTCCACACCTGGGACCCGACCAGCACCG CTCTATTTACAAGGACTCCAACACCCTGCACCTCCCCACCGAGCGCTTCTCCCCGGTGCGGCGCTTCTCCGACGGTGCTGCCAGCATCCAGGCTTTCAAAGCCCACCTGGAGAAGATGGGCAACAACAGCAGCATCAAACAGCTCCAGCAG GAGTGTGAGCAGCTCCAGAAGATGTACGGTGGGCACATGGACGAGAGGACGCTGGAGAAGACGCAGCAGCAGCACATGTTGtaccagcaggagcagcaccatCAGATTCTTCATCAGCAGATTCAG GATTGTATCCGACCTCCACAGCCATCTCCACCCTTGCAAGCTCCATGTGAAAaccagccagctctgctcactCACCAGCTTCAGAG GTTACGGATCCAGCCATCCAGCCCGCCCCCGAACCACCCCAACAACCACCTCTTCAGGCAACCCAACAGCAGCCCACCCCCCGTGAGCAGCAGTGTGCTCCAGCCCCATG GTGCTGCCTCCCAGTCCCAGTTCCAAGGGATGCCATCCCACAACACAATCTTCCCGCAGTCCGGTAACTGTTCCCCCCCTCCAGCCATGGGGCTGACGTGCCTGGGCCTGCAGCAGCAGTCGCAGCCTCAGCAGGTCACAATCCAAGTGCAGGAGCCCGGCGACATGGTgggcagcagcctcctgcccGGAGCCCCCGTGGGCGGGCAGGGCCTGGCGTCCCACGCGCGGGGAatgtccctgagccccagcgccagccaGATCCAGATGCAGCACCGCGCCAACCTGATGGCCTCCCTCAGCTACGGCCACCGGCAGCTGTCCAAGCAGCTCAGCGCCGACAGCGCCGAGTCGCACAG GTATCCCCCCGCCAACTACGACCAGGTGCACTTACACCCCCACCTGTTCCCGGAGCAGCCCCGCGTTTCCCCCAGCAACTACAGCCCGTCGGGAGGAGTCGGGTTCCCTCCAGCTCAGCAAGCTCTGAAGGTCCCGCAGCTTGACCAGTATCCCAGTTTCCCTCAAAACGCacatcagcagcagcagcactacACGGCATCGGCACTACAGCAGGCACTGTTGTCCCCAACACCTCCCGACTACAGCCGACACCAGCAGGTACCGCACATCCTCCAGGGACTGCTTTCCCCCCGGCACTCGCTCACGGGGCACACGGACATGCGGCTGCCCCAGGCAGAATTTGCACAGCTCATCAAacggcggcagcagcagcagcagcagcaagaattcCAAGAGTTGTTCAGGCATATGAGTCAAGGGGATGCTGGGAATATGGGCACCAGCGTGGGACAGAACCTCTCAGAGCGCCAGTCGTTGTCTTTGCCTTATCAGAGTGCTGACACGTACCACCCCCAGAACAGCCCCCAGCATCTCTTAAAAATCAGGGCGCAAGAATGTATCCAGCAGGTCCCTGCGCCCCTGCCGCCGCCGCAGGGATACGGACACCAGCCAGCCCTGTTCCACTCGGAGAGCATGGAGGAGGACTGCGCCTGCGAGGGAAACAGGGACAGCTTTCCTGACAGTAAGAGTTCAAACACATTGACCAAAGGTTGCCACGAGACCCCTCTGCTTGTAAACGCAGGAGGGCACGGGGACCCCGAATCTTTGCTAGGAACTGCTAATCCCGCGCAGGAGCTGGGAACGCACCAGTACAGGCATCAGCCCGCACCCGGATTCAGGAATAAGGTGCCCAGCAGAG AGTCCATCGTAGGGAACTGCATGGACAGGAGCTCCCCCGGCCAAGCCATGCAGCTGCCTGACCACAACGGGCTGGGCTACCCCGTGCGCCCCACGTCCAGCGAGCACCCGCGGCCCAGGACCCTGCAGAGACATCACACCATCCAGAACAGTGATGATGCCTAC GTGCAGTTAGACAACTTGCCTGGAATGAGTTTAATGGCAGGAAAAGCACTAAGCTCTGCTCGGATGTCGGACGCCGTGCTCAGCCAGTCGTCGCTGATGGCCAGTCAGCAGCTGCGCGACAGGGACAGCGAGG AGTGTGGGGAGAGTTTGGAAGGTCAAGAGCACCCCAACCTGGGCGATGGCAGCCAGCACCTAAACACCTCCTGTTACCCCTCCACGTGTATCACGGACGTCCTGCTGAGCTACAAGCACCCGGAGGTGCCCTTTGGGATGGAGCAGGCGGGGGTGTAA